The Herbaspirillum sp. RTI4 genome has a segment encoding these proteins:
- the fdxA gene encoding ferredoxin FdxA, giving the protein MTHVVTESCIRCRYTDCVDVCPVDCFREGPNFLSIDPDECIDCAVCVAECPVNAIYAEEDVPADQQEFIKLNEQLSRNWPSITKTKPALSDAEEWKDVTHKLEFLQR; this is encoded by the coding sequence ATGACTCACGTTGTGACCGAATCGTGCATTCGCTGCCGTTATACGGATTGCGTCGATGTATGCCCGGTTGATTGTTTCCGCGAAGGGCCGAATTTCCTCTCCATCGATCCTGACGAATGCATCGACTGTGCCGTCTGCGTGGCCGAATGCCCGGTCAATGCCATTTATGCAGAAGAAGACGTCCCGGCCGATCAGCAAGAATTCATCAAGTTGAATGAGCAATTGTCGCGCAACTGGCCTTCCATCACCAAAACCAAACCGGCCCTGTCCGATGCGGAAGAGTGGAAAGACGTCACGCACAAGCTGGAATTCCTCCAGCGCTAA